In Romboutsia lituseburensis, a genomic segment contains:
- the rpmG gene encoding 50S ribosomal protein L33, with product MRVKVTLACTECKQRNYNTTKNKKNNPDRIELQKYCRFCKKHTTHKETK from the coding sequence ATGAGAGTTAAAGTAACTTTAGCATGTACAGAGTGTAAGCAAAGAAACTACAACACTACTAAGAACAAAAAGAACAACCCAGACAGAATAGAATTACAAAAATATTGTAGATTCTGCAAAAAGCATACTACTCATAAAGAAACAAAATAG
- the secE gene encoding preprotein translocase subunit SecE, whose amino-acid sequence MSAQVNQGVKTKKRFGLGSFVKETKQELKRVSWPTRQELLKNTGVVLTVVISSTILVWVLDSVLSGALGLILK is encoded by the coding sequence ATGTCTGCCCAAGTTAATCAAGGCGTGAAAACTAAAAAAAGATTCGGTTTAGGTTCTTTTGTAAAAGAAACAAAGCAAGAATTAAAAAGAGTTTCGTGGCCGACAAGACAAGAATTACTGAAAAACACAGGTGTAGTTTTAACTGTAGTTATTTCATCTACTATATTAGTGTGGGTTTTAGATAGTGTATTATCTGGTGCACTAGGACTGATACTAAAATAG
- the nusG gene encoding transcription termination/antitermination protein NusG — MSELQQARWYVVHTYSGHENKVKATIEKAVKTRSMEDCITQVVVPTEDVVETTKTGKEKTRQRKIFPGYVLVKMVITDESWYVVRNTKGVTGFVGPGSKPVPLSEDEVIAMGIELTEPKIAAGDIDLEIGDTVEVANGPFGGQVGTVEEINLETKEVKVCIDAFGKKTLFVVEADGIEKI; from the coding sequence ATGTCAGAATTACAACAAGCAAGATGGTATGTTGTTCATACCTATTCAGGACATGAAAATAAAGTTAAAGCTACTATAGAAAAAGCTGTAAAGACTAGAAGTATGGAAGATTGCATTACTCAAGTGGTTGTGCCAACTGAGGATGTAGTTGAAACTACTAAGACTGGAAAAGAAAAAACTAGACAACGTAAGATATTCCCAGGTTATGTTTTAGTTAAAATGGTTATTACTGATGAGTCTTGGTATGTCGTAAGAAATACTAAAGGTGTTACTGGATTCGTAGGTCCTGGGTCAAAACCAGTTCCATTAAGTGAAGATGAAGTAATAGCTATGGGCATAGAATTAACTGAACCGAAAATAGCAGCTGGTGATATCGACCTAGAAATAGGAGATACAGTAGAAGTTGCAAATGGTCCATTTGGTGGACAAGTAGGAACAGTTGAGGAAATAAACCTGGAAACTAAAGAAGTAAAAGTGTGTATAGACGCATTTGGTAAGAAAACTCTATTTGTCGTAGAGGCAGATGGCATAGAAAAAATATAA